A stretch of the Blastocatellia bacterium genome encodes the following:
- a CDS encoding twin-arginine translocation signal domain-containing protein, protein MSHTRRNFLRNSVLAGGAAIVGAKSSLGQEASQQIKLLVQVNLQKQNLK, encoded by the coding sequence ATGTCACACACTAGGCGTAATTTCTTAAGAAATTCTGTTCTTGCTGGAGGTGCTGCTATTGTTGGAGCAAAATCATCTCTAGGACAAGAAGCTAGCCAACAAATAAAACTGTTAGTCCAAGTCAACCTACAAAAACAGAATCTCAAGTAA
- a CDS encoding MFS transporter, whose translation MFYQKKSFWVGCVFFVWISVFNLFVVSIFWAFMADIFSFSQGKRLFGFIAGGGTLGSLFGSLLTAFLATRINTVNLFLISLLLLLLGLFCVQIFPTNFQKTSDLEEDSSKSEDDPKFTKQPIGGNVLAGISHTAKSTYLLGICCYILLFTIGSTFLYFQQTHIVATEFQSRGDRQAF comes from the coding sequence GTGTTTTACCAGAAAAAAAGCTTTTGGGTTGGATGTGTTTTCTTTGTTTGGATTAGTGTTTTTAATCTCTTTGTAGTGTCTATTTTTTGGGCATTTATGGCAGATATTTTTAGTTTTTCTCAAGGCAAAAGGCTTTTTGGCTTTATTGCTGGTGGTGGAACGCTTGGATCATTATTTGGATCATTATTAACAGCTTTTTTAGCTACAAGAATTAATACTGTAAATTTATTTTTAATTTCATTATTGCTTTTATTATTAGGCTTATTTTGTGTTCAAATTTTCCCTACAAATTTTCAAAAAACTTCTGACTTAGAAGAAGATTCTAGCAAATCAGAGGATGATCCAAAATTTACTAAACAACCAATAGGGGGCAATGTTTTAGCAGGAATTAGCCACACAGCTAAATCCACTTATTTGTTAGGCATTTGCTGCTATATTTTGCTTTTTACCATTGGGTCAACATTTCTTTATTTTCAACAAACACATATTGTTGCAACAGAATTTCAATCACGAGGAGATAGACAAGCTTTTTAG
- a CDS encoding ABC transporter ATP-binding protein codes for MIIFEDVSKFYGEILGVNKINLSISRGITSLVGPNGSGKTTLMNLMSGLLQPTQGSISVLGISPNRPEKLFRKLGYCAQFDSFPRAITGRNFIQSFLEISGYTRQEATDLTNKALTRVNLVDAASRKVDSYSKGMRQRIRLAQAIAHNPEVLVLDEPLNGLDPMARAEVIALFRDLSAQGMYLIVSSHILHEVDMMSDRVVLINNGYIVADGDTRGVRSEMQEHPLQILIRCDRPSILAAKVFQQDHIVEARLHKDRQGLFIKTIHPEEFYLVFNKIVLEEQLKIESIHPVDDDLNAVYQYLIGSEGS; via the coding sequence ATGATTATTTTTGAAGATGTCTCCAAGTTTTATGGTGAGATTTTAGGCGTTAATAAAATTAATCTTTCAATTTCTCGTGGAATTACTAGTTTAGTTGGCCCTAATGGTTCAGGCAAAACTACCTTGATGAATTTAATGTCTGGACTACTTCAACCAACACAAGGTAGCATTAGTGTGTTAGGTATTAGCCCAAACCGACCAGAAAAATTATTCCGCAAACTTGGCTATTGTGCGCAATTTGACTCTTTTCCTCGCGCAATTACTGGTCGCAACTTTATTCAATCTTTTCTGGAAATTAGCGGTTACACCCGTCAAGAAGCAACGGATCTAACTAACAAAGCTTTAACTAGAGTAAATCTAGTGGATGCAGCTAGTCGCAAAGTAGACAGCTATAGCAAAGGTATGCGTCAACGTATTAGACTTGCTCAAGCAATTGCTCATAATCCAGAAGTTTTAGTCTTAGACGAGCCGCTTAATGGACTTGATCCAATGGCACGCGCTGAAGTTATCGCGCTATTTCGTGATCTATCTGCCCAAGGAATGTATTTGATTGTTTCTAGCCATATTTTGCATGAAGTTGATATGATGTCGGATAGAGTTGTATTAATTAATAATGGCTATATTGTTGCTGATGGAGACACTCGCGGGGTACGTAGCGAAATGCAGGAACACCCACTACAAATTTTAATCCGCTGTGATCGTCCATCAATACTAGCAGCAAAGGTTTTCCAGCAAGACCATATAGTTGAAGCACGACTTCACAAAGACCGACAAGGACTATTTATTAAAACTATTCATCCTGAAGAGTTTTACTTGGTCTTCAATAAAATAGTTTTGGAAGAACAACTAAAGATAGAATCTATTCACCCTGTAGACGATGACTTAAATGCTGTCTACCAATATTTAATAGGGTCTGAAGGGAGCTAA
- a CDS encoding zinc metalloprotease, with product MQDPTENVPFLIGGVEFVNQRAFIESGRRCGSHMSAEKMQAAEKDFQTKFAALVEANGGIAPQAPRTFNVYWHTITSSTGAGAVTATQIQNQINVLNAAFASTGFSFNLVSTDTTANSTWYTAGPGTTAQTQMKNALRIGGKADLNIYCNNIGGGLLGYATFPSSYNSNPKDDGVVLLNASLPGGTAAPYNLGDTGTHEVGHWVGLFHTFQGGCSKNATSGGDAVADTPAEQSPAYGCPTGRNSCKSIAGNDPITNFMDYTDDSCMNNFTTGQTTRMNAQCTTFR from the coding sequence ATGCAAGATCCTACAGAAAATGTGCCGTTCCTAATTGGCGGTGTTGAATTTGTAAACCAAAGAGCATTTATTGAAAGTGGCCGTCGTTGTGGTTCACATATGTCTGCCGAAAAAATGCAAGCAGCCGAAAAAGATTTCCAAACCAAATTTGCAGCTTTAGTAGAAGCTAATGGTGGAATAGCTCCACAAGCACCAAGAACATTTAATGTCTACTGGCATACAATTACTAGTTCAACTGGTGCTGGTGCTGTAACTGCTACTCAAATTCAAAATCAAATCAATGTATTAAATGCTGCTTTTGCTTCAACAGGTTTTTCTTTTAATTTAGTTAGCACTGACACTACAGCAAATAGCACTTGGTATACAGCAGGCCCAGGAACAACTGCTCAAACACAAATGAAAAATGCTCTACGTATAGGTGGAAAAGCTGACCTTAACATTTATTGCAACAATATTGGTGGCGGATTATTAGGATATGCAACTTTCCCATCTAGCTACAACAGCAACCCTAAAGATGATGGTGTAGTATTATTAAACGCATCATTACCAGGTGGAACTGCAGCACCATATAACCTAGGTGATACAGGAACTCACGAAGTTGGTCACTGGGTTGGTTTATTCCACACTTTCCAAGGTGGTTGTTCTAAGAATGCAACAAGCGGTGGTGATGCAGTAGCAGACACACCAGCAGAACAAAGCCCAGCTTATGGTTGTCCTACTGGTCGTAATTCTTGCAAGAGCATTGCAGGCAATGATCCTATAACCAATTTTATGGATTATACTGATGATTCTTGTATGAACAACTTCACCACTGGTCAAACTACTAGAATGAATGCTCAATGTACTACCTTTAGATAA
- a CDS encoding NAD(P)H-quinone oxidoreductase, with the protein MKAILINEITRELYIDKVVKPTIKSDEILVKIQATALNRADLLQKRGLYPPPPGASPILGLEMAGTVVEVGNEVNDYKIGDRVFSLLSGGGYAEYINLPAKMAMLIPENLSFEQAAAIPEAFLTAYQALCWLGDLKAQEKVLIHAGASGVGSAAIQIVREFGARAFVTVGTEKKQQLCQLLGAELAINYREQSFLEKIFQVTENKGVNIILDCVGVNYWQSNINSLALDGRLIIIASMSGSLVEKVNLAEILKRRLQIIGTTLRNRSLEYKIRLTQEFAEFALSRFFNNQLTPVIDQIFPWQEVNQAHQYLENNLNAGKIVLQITK; encoded by the coding sequence ATGAAAGCAATATTGATTAATGAAATTACTAGAGAATTATATATTGATAAAGTAGTTAAACCTACAATTAAATCTGATGAAATTTTAGTTAAAATTCAAGCTACAGCATTAAATCGAGCCGATTTGCTACAAAAAAGGGGTCTTTATCCTCCACCCCCTGGAGCATCTCCAATATTAGGTCTTGAAATGGCTGGAACTGTTGTAGAGGTTGGAAATGAAGTAAATGATTATAAAATTGGTGATAGAGTTTTTTCATTGTTATCAGGCGGAGGTTATGCAGAATATATAAATCTTCCAGCTAAAATGGCTATGTTAATACCTGAAAATCTTTCTTTTGAGCAAGCTGCTGCTATTCCTGAAGCTTTTTTAACCGCTTATCAAGCTTTATGCTGGTTAGGAGATTTGAAAGCACAGGAAAAAGTGTTAATTCATGCTGGTGCAAGTGGTGTTGGTAGTGCAGCAATTCAAATAGTCCGGGAGTTTGGAGCTAGAGCATTTGTAACTGTTGGAACAGAAAAAAAACAACAGCTTTGCCAATTATTAGGTGCTGAATTAGCAATTAACTATAGAGAGCAATCTTTTTTAGAAAAAATATTCCAAGTAACTGAAAACAAAGGGGTAAATATTATTTTGGATTGTGTTGGAGTTAACTATTGGCAAAGCAATATTAACTCTTTAGCCTTAGATGGCAGGTTAATAATTATTGCCTCAATGAGTGGCTCACTAGTTGAAAAAGTTAATCTAGCCGAAATCTTAAAACGACGGCTGCAAATTATAGGTACAACTCTAAGAAACCGTTCTTTGGAATATAAAATTAGACTTACTCAAGAATTTGCTGAATTTGCTTTATCTCGCTTTTTTAACAATCAACTAACACCTGTTATTGACCAAATTTTTCCTTGGCAAGAAGTCAATCAAGCTCATCAATATCTGGAAAATAACTTAAATGCAGGAAAAATTGTTCTACAAATAACTAAATAA
- a CDS encoding sigma-70 family RNA polymerase sigma factor, producing MIGSKNVTQLLIDWNGGDKSALEKLLPMIYQELHLLASRYLRRERPNHTIQATALVNEAYLRLIDQKQVQWQNRAHFFAIAAQMMRRILINYARDQHAAKRGGYTIKVSLNEAIGLANTKDLDLIALDEALDKLALTDSRKSRLIELWFFAGLTLEETAEVLGISLATAKRDWTLARAWLYRAIKKGEDNGKMAKN from the coding sequence ATGATTGGTAGCAAAAATGTAACCCAATTATTAATTGACTGGAATGGTGGAGATAAGAGTGCATTAGAAAAATTACTACCTATGATTTACCAGGAGTTACATTTACTTGCTTCACGTTATTTACGTCGTGAACGTCCTAACCATACTATTCAAGCTACTGCATTAGTTAATGAAGCATATTTACGCCTTATAGATCAAAAGCAAGTTCAATGGCAAAATCGCGCTCATTTTTTTGCTATTGCTGCGCAAATGATGCGGCGGATTTTAATTAATTATGCACGGGATCAACATGCTGCAAAACGTGGTGGATATACTATAAAAGTAAGTCTTAATGAGGCTATTGGACTAGCAAATACCAAAGATTTAGATTTAATAGCCTTAGATGAAGCCTTAGACAAATTAGCTCTAACAGATTCGCGCAAAAGCCGTTTAATTGAGCTATGGTTTTTTGCTGGACTAACCCTAGAGGAAACTGCTGAAGTTTTAGGGATTTCTCTAGCAACAGCAAAACGGGATTGGACATTAGCTAGAGCTTGGCTATATCGTGCAATTAAAAAAGGGGAAGACAATGGAAAAATGGCAAAAAATTGA
- a CDS encoding serine/threonine protein kinase yields MEKWQKIEEIFHTAIAQPTHERLNYLNQICAEDPTLRQEVESLLAFSEEAQDIGFLKDSPILNNNLWSLESLIGQIIDNKYRIEKQLGQGGMGAVYLATHLGTGRAVAIKIIAPQYMGYSEFVERFKREAEATGRLRHPNVVNVTDFGFAQLSSDKLAYLVMEYLSGSTLGSLLKENKKLSLDLIVDIVEQICLAVEAAHESGIIHRDLKPDNIWLEPNGRGGYNVKVLDFGLAKLRDLPNFQNTQLSLLERLEIIEKYPSSIKSLISNINRAATSEDQSTLYQLIPNTNITNIGNMPNPATHGNVDPKTVPVWLTRVGMVLGTPLYMSPEQCHGKSLDIRSDGYSIGIITYQMLTGEVPFNGDLHQLIDKHTNMPPPVVNRKDIPIPVIDSIMMALSKNPADRPKSATAFATALKANSQGEIAIIRQAISLYSNNFLELLTISLISFLPFILTILTGCLFLILPFWKWLPIDPIFLFLTMSGFSVPAIFFINLITGCIITPTVVQMLDNNTLSSGSLFIFLRKRIFDLAIPLTKLLAIPLAFIIVGIIINLADRFNIEGIFLTLFLAAFCFSIYWGIKVFSQYAFYAPIVAIENLPNKEAIERSRVLFNQIKNSKTIINTFLLVTLMDLTVLCTTLIWALHKILSNKPDNLDVFMSIAAGSMGFYATALVTSIIAPILCIYYSLFYLKARQSRGETFEEIVKQYKIMLETK; encoded by the coding sequence ATGGAAAAATGGCAAAAAATTGAAGAAATCTTTCATACAGCGATTGCTCAACCTACACATGAAAGGTTGAATTACTTAAATCAAATTTGTGCCGAAGACCCAACCCTCCGCCAAGAAGTAGAATCACTGCTTGCTTTTTCTGAAGAAGCTCAAGATATTGGTTTTCTAAAAGATTCACCTATTCTAAATAATAATCTTTGGTCGCTAGAATCTTTAATTGGTCAAATAATTGATAACAAATACCGAATAGAAAAACAACTTGGTCAAGGTGGAATGGGGGCAGTTTACTTGGCTACTCATTTAGGTACGGGCCGCGCTGTAGCAATTAAAATTATTGCTCCTCAATATATGGGTTATAGCGAGTTTGTAGAACGCTTTAAGCGTGAGGCTGAAGCTACAGGACGGCTTCGTCATCCAAATGTTGTTAATGTTACTGACTTTGGTTTTGCACAACTATCTAGTGATAAATTAGCCTATTTAGTAATGGAATATCTTAGTGGCTCTACCTTAGGAAGTTTATTAAAGGAAAATAAAAAACTATCTCTAGATTTAATAGTTGATATTGTTGAGCAAATTTGTTTAGCTGTAGAAGCAGCACATGAAAGTGGAATAATTCACCGAGACTTAAAACCTGACAATATTTGGTTAGAGCCTAATGGACGTGGAGGCTATAATGTAAAAGTGCTGGATTTTGGCCTAGCTAAACTTAGAGACCTACCTAATTTTCAAAATACCCAACTATCTTTATTAGAACGTCTTGAGATTATAGAAAAATACCCTAGCTCAATAAAATCTTTAATATCTAATATTAACCGTGCTGCTACTAGTGAAGACCAAAGCACACTTTATCAGCTTATCCCTAATACTAATATTACTAATATAGGTAATATGCCTAATCCGGCAACACATGGAAATGTTGACCCTAAAACCGTTCCTGTTTGGTTAACTCGTGTTGGTATGGTACTTGGAACACCACTTTATATGTCACCTGAGCAATGTCATGGGAAATCTTTAGATATTAGATCAGATGGTTATAGTATTGGTATCATTACTTATCAAATGCTAACAGGAGAAGTTCCTTTTAATGGGGATCTTCACCAATTAATTGATAAACATACAAATATGCCTCCACCAGTAGTTAATAGAAAAGATATTCCTATTCCAGTAATTGACTCAATAATGATGGCGTTATCCAAAAATCCAGCAGACAGACCTAAAAGCGCGACTGCATTTGCAACAGCACTTAAAGCTAATTCTCAAGGAGAAATTGCAATAATACGTCAAGCTATTTCACTCTATAGTAACAATTTCTTAGAACTTTTAACAATTTCTTTAATTAGTTTTTTACCTTTTATTTTAACAATACTTACAGGATGTCTTTTTTTAATATTACCTTTTTGGAAATGGCTTCCAATAGATCCAATATTTTTATTTCTTACTATGAGTGGTTTTTCTGTTCCAGCAATATTTTTTATCAATTTAATAACGGGATGTATAATAACACCTACAGTAGTACAAATGCTTGATAATAATACGTTATCATCAGGCTCACTTTTTATATTTTTAAGAAAAAGAATTTTTGATTTGGCAATACCATTAACTAAGTTACTAGCAATACCACTAGCTTTTATTATTGTAGGAATAATTATTAATTTAGCAGACAGATTTAATATAGAAGGGATATTTTTAACCTTATTTTTAGCAGCATTTTGTTTTTCAATATACTGGGGAATTAAGGTTTTTTCTCAGTATGCTTTTTATGCACCAATAGTAGCTATAGAGAATTTACCAAATAAAGAAGCTATTGAACGGTCAAGAGTGCTATTTAATCAAATTAAAAACAGCAAAACCATAATTAATACATTTTTACTTGTAACTTTGATGGATTTAACAGTTCTTTGCACTACTTTAATTTGGGCATTACATAAAATCCTTAGTAATAAACCAGATAATTTAGATGTTTTTATGTCCATTGCAGCAGGAAGCATGGGATTTTATGCAACAGCTTTGGTGACATCTATAATTGCTCCAATACTTTGCATTTATTATTCATTGTTTTACTTAAAAGCCCGTCAGTCTCGTGGAGAAACGTTTGAGGAAATAGTTAAGCAATACAAAATTATGCTAGAAACTAAATAA
- a CDS encoding DUF1990 domain-containing protein: MFFLSKPSVEVINKFIFSQKNKNYTYKDLKATRQQPPTGYVVDRNRIKLGTGKAVFEKAKIALLNWKMYDFPWVEICWDNTPIETDQVVAVLANTLGFWSLNACRIVYTLEEYGEVDKFGFAYGTLPAHAESGEERFSVEWDHTTNSVYYGLLAFSRPNYFIVKLGYPVCRMFQKKFAEDSKQAMLKAVTD, encoded by the coding sequence ATGTTTTTTCTAAGTAAACCGTCTGTAGAAGTAATTAATAAATTTATTTTTTCACAAAAAAATAAAAACTATACCTATAAAGACCTTAAAGCTACACGTCAGCAACCTCCAACAGGTTATGTAGTGGATCGTAATCGCATTAAGTTAGGTACAGGAAAAGCTGTATTTGAAAAAGCAAAAATAGCTTTGTTAAATTGGAAAATGTATGATTTTCCTTGGGTAGAAATTTGTTGGGATAATACACCAATAGAAACAGATCAAGTAGTTGCTGTGCTAGCTAATACTTTAGGTTTTTGGTCGTTAAATGCTTGTAGGATTGTTTATACATTAGAAGAATATGGAGAAGTAGATAAATTTGGTTTTGCCTACGGTACTTTGCCAGCGCATGCTGAATCAGGTGAAGAACGATTTTCTGTTGAATGGGATCATACAACTAATAGTGTTTACTATGGTTTACTAGCTTTTTCCCGCCCCAACTATTTTATAGTTAAACTTGGTTATCCAGTTTGCCGAATGTTTCAAAAAAAGTTTGCTGAGGATTCAAAACAAGCTATGCTAAAAGCTGTAACTGATTAG
- a CDS encoding DoxX family protein: MKQFPFLSTQQWLKVLQVSISLMMTAHGCIRIYAGTVDDFGGFLTSKGFPLGVTLAWGITVFEILGGPTLAFNYFKKWICAAFIIQLFMGIILVHAARGWFVVGYTVGGMEYSVLLILCFLLVASTEK, encoded by the coding sequence ATGAAACAATTTCCATTTTTATCAACTCAGCAATGGCTTAAGGTTTTACAGGTTTCAATAAGTCTAATGATGACAGCACATGGATGTATAAGAATTTATGCAGGTACAGTAGATGACTTTGGAGGGTTTCTTACTAGCAAAGGATTTCCTCTTGGAGTTACGCTAGCCTGGGGCATAACGGTTTTTGAAATTCTAGGCGGGCCAACTTTAGCATTTAATTATTTCAAAAAGTGGATATGTGCCGCCTTTATCATACAATTATTTATGGGTATTATACTAGTACATGCTGCTAGGGGATGGTTTGTAGTTGGCTACACTGTTGGAGGAATGGAATATAGCGTATTGCTTATTTTGTGCTTTTTATTGGTAGCTTCTACAGAAAAATAA
- a CDS encoding U32 family peptidase, with protein sequence MTKQISKPEIMSPAGYWPQLQAAIEAGADAVYFGLKHFTARAKVGFSLEELPEVMQKLHLRGVKGYVTFNTLIFDHELKEATKTLVAIAESNVDAIIVQDLGIAKLAHEIAPELELHGSTQMSITNAAGVELAQSFGISRVVLARELSLAEVQEIRSQTDCELEIFVHGALCVSYSGQCFSSEAWGGRSANRGQCAQACRLPYEMIVDNQVKPLGDARYLLSPGDLYTLHQIPEIIKVGISALKIEGRYKDENYVALTTQAYRKAVDKAYQNLPSSLTKKTELQLEQVYSRGLGPYFISGTNHQTVVNGRSPRHRGVFVGKVTKILSDKVTIKIGKNLEHSPLKAGDGLVFDAANWSSPQEAEEGGRVYQVITLKNGQTELNFGKNTVNFTRIRVGDLVWRTDDPEIEKIAKPFTQAKTAVAKQPLNIVVKASIGEHLEITWQLVNKPNIQVTVTSSEILTQAENYNLTQEFISEQLSRLGNTPYKLNEVKLDQAGSPFIPSSLLNDLRRQAVAKLTELQGQKKILATLEPVSTLERVSKQIKPTFLAEETSTFLHLLVRTPEQLDAAIKLQPATITLDYLDLYGLRPAIEKVQASNITVRVASPRIFKPGEEKILDFLLKLDCEILVRAAGLLQQLQGKTHPKLVGDFSLNAANLVSADILLNLGLTRLTPTHDLNGEQIANLAKGLGGEKIEVVAYQHLPVFHTEHCVFCRFLSSGTSYKDCGKPCETHQIGLKDLSGRVHPVIADVGCRNTVFGAEAQEASLHLDKWLKVGIKHFRLEFVHEKASEVKQITNVFQDALAGKISTQELNKKLQKITSGKITQGSLFVANGYRSLPLL encoded by the coding sequence ATGACAAAACAAATCTCTAAGCCTGAAATAATGAGTCCTGCCGGTTATTGGCCTCAACTACAAGCAGCAATTGAAGCCGGAGCCGATGCTGTTTATTTTGGGTTAAAACATTTTACTGCTAGGGCAAAGGTTGGCTTTTCACTAGAAGAATTACCTGAAGTGATGCAAAAACTCCATCTACGAGGGGTTAAAGGCTATGTTACTTTTAATACATTAATTTTTGACCATGAATTAAAAGAAGCAACAAAAACCCTTGTTGCAATTGCTGAGTCAAATGTAGACGCAATAATTGTTCAAGATCTTGGCATTGCTAAACTTGCTCACGAAATTGCACCAGAATTAGAGCTACACGGTAGCACACAAATGAGCATTACCAATGCGGCAGGAGTTGAGCTAGCACAAAGCTTTGGAATTAGCCGAGTAGTCCTAGCACGGGAATTATCTTTAGCCGAAGTTCAAGAAATCCGCAGTCAAACCGACTGTGAGCTAGAAATTTTTGTTCATGGTGCGTTATGTGTTTCTTATTCAGGTCAATGTTTTTCTTCTGAAGCCTGGGGTGGACGTAGTGCTAATAGGGGACAATGTGCGCAAGCTTGTCGCTTACCTTATGAAATGATTGTAGATAACCAAGTTAAACCTCTAGGAGATGCTCGCTATTTGCTTTCACCCGGCGATTTATACACGCTTCACCAAATTCCAGAAATTATTAAAGTTGGAATTTCAGCATTAAAGATTGAAGGTCGCTACAAAGATGAAAATTATGTAGCTTTAACTACTCAAGCTTACCGTAAAGCAGTAGACAAAGCTTACCAAAACTTACCATCAAGTTTAACTAAAAAAACAGAGTTACAGCTAGAGCAAGTTTATTCACGCGGACTTGGGCCATATTTTATTTCTGGCACTAATCATCAAACTGTAGTCAATGGTCGTTCGCCACGTCATCGAGGTGTATTTGTAGGAAAAGTAACAAAAATTCTGTCTGATAAAGTAACTATTAAGATAGGAAAAAATCTTGAGCATTCGCCCTTAAAAGCAGGGGATGGGCTAGTTTTTGATGCTGCTAATTGGTCTAGTCCTCAAGAAGCGGAAGAAGGCGGACGAGTTTATCAAGTAATAACTCTAAAAAATGGACAAACAGAACTAAATTTTGGTAAAAATACGGTTAATTTTACTCGCATTCGTGTAGGCGATTTGGTTTGGCGAACAGATGACCCAGAAATAGAAAAAATAGCTAAACCTTTTACCCAAGCTAAAACGGCTGTTGCTAAACAACCCTTAAATATTGTTGTTAAAGCTTCTATAGGCGAACATTTAGAAATTACTTGGCAGCTTGTAAATAAACCAAATATTCAAGTTACAGTAACTTCATCTGAGATTTTAACCCAAGCAGAAAATTACAATTTAACCCAAGAGTTTATTAGCGAACAATTATCAAGACTAGGTAATACACCGTATAAATTAAATGAAGTTAAGCTAGATCAAGCAGGCAGTCCATTTATCCCAAGCTCTTTATTAAATGATTTGCGTCGTCAGGCTGTAGCTAAACTAACAGAACTTCAAGGACAGAAAAAAATCCTTGCTACTCTTGAGCCAGTTTCAACATTAGAAAGAGTTTCCAAGCAAATAAAACCAACTTTTTTAGCTGAAGAAACCAGCACTTTTTTACATTTGTTGGTTCGTACACCTGAACAATTAGACGCTGCTATTAAACTACAACCAGCCACTATCACCTTAGATTACTTAGATTTATATGGACTACGACCAGCCATAGAAAAAGTCCAAGCAAGCAATATTACTGTAAGAGTTGCTAGCCCAAGAATTTTTAAGCCAGGAGAAGAAAAAATCCTAGATTTTTTACTTAAGCTAGACTGTGAAATTTTAGTTCGTGCTGCTGGTTTACTTCAACAATTACAAGGAAAAACACATCCAAAGTTAGTAGGAGACTTTAGCTTAAATGCTGCTAATTTAGTTTCTGCTGATATTTTACTTAATTTAGGGCTAACACGACTTACACCTACACATGATCTTAACGGTGAACAAATTGCAAACTTAGCAAAAGGTCTTGGGGGCGAGAAAATAGAAGTTGTTGCCTACCAACATTTACCAGTTTTTCACACAGAACACTGTGTTTTTTGTCGGTTTCTTTCTAGTGGTACAAGCTACAAAGATTGTGGCAAACCTTGTGAGACTCATCAAATTGGATTAAAAGATTTAAGCGGACGTGTTCATCCTGTTATAGCTGATGTAGGTTGTCGTAATACGGTTTTTGGTGCTGAAGCTCAAGAAGCTAGCCTTCATTTAGATAAATGGCTAAAGGTAGGAATTAAGCATTTTCGACTGGAATTTGTTCATGAAAAAGCTAGCGAAGTAAAACAAATTACAAATGTTTTTCAAGATGCTTTAGCTGGGAAAATTTCTACTCAAGAGCTAAATAAAAAGTTACAAAAAATAACTTCTGGTAAAATTACGCAAGGTAGCTTATTTGTTGCTAATGGCTATCGTAGTTTGCCATTGTTATAA